The Pseudomonas sp. TH06 genome contains the following window.
CCATCATCTGTTCGGGGTCAACCTTCCAGAACCAGGCCAGGTCATAGGCGACGGCGATCAGGTCGGTGATGGCGCCGACGCCGCACTCATGAAAAAACTCGCAACGGCCCAGCTCAGCGCGTTGAGGTCAGCCAGATCCAACTGGTTGACCGACGACGGCGGAATGCCGGCGCACACGGCGATGTATTTGGCCGCGACGTCCATGTCGAGGCTGACCTCTTCGCTCTTGTCGATCTTGTACGGCAGCGCCTTGATCGCTCGCACTTCCTGCACCGTCGGACGGCGCAGGACGAGTTCGGTCAGGGGCTCGCCGTGAGCTTCGATCGCAACTTGAAGCTTCACGGCGCCGCTCATTGCCAGGTCCCCTTGATGCCTTCGAATTTCAGTTCGATGGTGGCGTCATCGCCTTTGGAGACTGGCTCTTCAACCAGATACGCGCCGGCCAGTACGTAGACTTTGCCGTTGCTGAATTCGCAGGTGACGGTGATATCGGTGCCTTCGATCAGCTTCTTCAGCGGGAAGTCGGCGGTGTGCAGCGCAGTCACTTTGAACGACGGCGCAATGTCGGTTTCCTTGTAGAAGCCAGGTACGACGGTTTCGCGTTTGACTGCCATCAACGGGGCTTCGCAGCCGCCATTGATAGTCAGTTGTGCGCCGTCGACCTTGACGTAGCAGGTACCTGCAATCAGTTGACCCATGGTGTTACTCCCTTCAATAAAAAAGCCCACGCGAGGTGGGCTGAATGCTTGCCGTCAAACGCGCTTATCAGGCCGCGTCGTCGTACTGCAGACGGAATTGGTTGAGCAGTGCGAACACGCGCAGACCGTTGATGTAATCCGGCGGGAACAGCACGTTCACCCGGCTTGGGTCCTGCACGTCGCGCTCGACGATCAGGTGTTCGGCGAACAGCTCGGCGTTCTCCACATGGCCTTCCAGTTCGAGCTTGGCGTACTGAGCGATCAGCTCGCCGCGAATGGTCGCCGGAGTGATGATTGGCTGGCCGGCGCCGAAACGGGTGCCGTCAGAGGCCAGTTTGTGCCGACCGTATTTGCTGGTGATCACGCTTTGCAGACGACGTACGATGAACGCCGACTGGTGCATGGTTTCGCTGTCCAGGTAGGAGTTGTCCGCCTGACCGTAGGCGTTCTTCTGGTAGGTGGTGATCGAACGCTGGATGCGCACGTAACCGCCTTCGTAGTACGCGGTGGCGATGCCGTAGTTGAGCAGCGACTGACGCTCGGTCAGGGTGAAACGCTCACTCGCTGGCGCAGGATCGACGCCCGGCAGGCTGCCGCTTTGCGTTGGACGGCTGGCGTCGGCGGAGATGAACACGGCGGTGCGCGCAGCCAGGGCGGCGGCTTGTACCCAGAACGGTTGCGGAACGCCCGGCTCCAGCGCCTGAATGGTCATGTGTTGGTCGTTGCGCGCCTGGCCTGCGGCGACCAGCGTGCCAACGGTACCGCGCTTGGCGCTGTAGACGTGACCGAACAGTTGCTTGGCCCACGACCAGCGACCGGTGCTGTCATCCATGACCGCTTGCCAGGTGTTGAGCGTCGACAGATCCGACCACGGCAGCGCAATGAACTCGAACGGCTCGTCGCCCAGTGCGGCAACCGCCGCCACTTGATCCGGCACGCCGGCGCCACCGATCATCGCCGTGATCGCGGTGACCAGACCGGCCGGGGTTTCCTCGCCGTTGCTCTTGCCCAGACGGTTGAATTGCAAGCTGATGTCGTTACCGCTCTCGCCCACCCATTTGGCGCTCACAGTCACTACACCATCGACAGCCGCTGCGCTCACCGGCAGATCGGCAGTGGCGTTGATTTTCAACGCCAGCGCGGTCGCCGCTTGGGCAGCGGTGGCACCATTGATCACGGTGGCTTGCACTCGCACACCGCCGACATACAGATTGAGCACGCCAGCCTGAGTGGCGGTGCCGGTCAGGGTCAGCACGCCTTTGGCGATCGCGCCTTCAGCGTTGTGCAGCGGCAGGCACCAGATCTCGCCGATCGGGTCGGCCTTGCGGAAGGTTTCGTACATCGAGGCAAGCATCGAGCCTTGACCGCCGATGCTTTTCGCCAGCGCAACGCTGGAGACCAATACCAGTTTGCCGACTTCGCTCGGGGCGATGTTGTCGTTGACCTGGGCGACGATCAAACGGCGCATGGCCGAGGTCGCGCTATTGGCGGCCGAATTGTCCATTTCGGCATAGAACAGCGGTACACGAATGTCCGCGGGGATGTTGCTGAATCCGATCGCCATTATTTGGCTCCCTGTGGTTTAGCCGCTTTTGCGGTTTTGAGTGTGATATCGCCGTCGGCCAGACGCCGGCGCCACCAGGCGCTGTCCAGCACTTCACGGCCTTCCAGCGGCAGCAGATCGCCTGCCTCCGGGTCAGGTACGACACGGCCGGCGGCCGGCAGTACGGTGATGCGGTTGCTCATGGGTTTACGTCTCCAGAGAAAGTCATTTCCACGCGCCCATCGGGGCCCGGGCGTTTCAGGTTGGGGTCGGCGGGATCGATCGCATCGACCCGCACGGTGACCCCGGCAAAGGACGACAAACCGTCCAGTTCGCGTTCGTGCCAACTCTCCGCAGGCTGACTGGGCAGATTGCGGCCGAGCTGAAACTCGGCAAAAAAGCGCAGTCGGTAAAAGGCGCGGCTGCTGTTGATCGCGACCAATTCGCCGCCGTCGTAGACGATGGCGCTGTAGCCGGAATCGGGTTTGAACCCCACCAATGCGCGCCACAGTTCGGCGCGCAAGTCATGCAACAGATCCAGCGCTTTTGTAGCGTCGGTTGCGTCAAGCGCGAGGACGATTTCGAAGCGGTCGCGGATAGGTTGAGTGGTGAGGTTTTGTGCGGTGCTGTTGCTGGCGAGATCAGCCAGCGGTGTGACGTGGGCCGACGGTGTCGGCAGATCCGGGTTGCCTTGCAGCAACGCCAGATCGACTCCCACTGAAATGTGATTGGCCAGGCTAGGGCATTGCGCACGCAGTTGCGTGAGGATCGGGGTGATCTTCATGGGGGCTTTCCAGAATGAGTGAAGTGACCGCAGGACTCATGTAGGAGTGAGCCTGCTCGCGATGGCGGGCTTACATTCAGAATCGATGCTGACTGACACAGCGCAATCGCGAGCAGGCTCACTCCTACTGGGATATCTGTCGCTGCGAGGTCGCGCAGGATCAGGCCTTGGCGTCCGCCTTGGGGTCGAGACCGGTTGCTTCGATCAGGCAGCGATAGCTTTCCTCGCGCTTGCCGCTGGCGGTGACCTTTTTGATCGACCAGCGACCGCGCATGAAGTCCGGCCAGGTGTCATCGAGCACCAACAGGCCTTCGGCGGCCAGCAGCGGATCGCCCGGGCAGGTGACCTTCAGCGTGTATTTCTCGCGCAGCATCTTGCGCACTTCGGCCTCGCCGATGGCTTTGGCTTCTTCTTCACTGGCCTGTTTCTGGCGAATGACCTTGTAGGGTGCGGAACCGGTGATCACCTCCTGCAGCTTGCCAACAGCACCGTCCCAGAAGCAGGTCTTGCAACCCTGGTTTTGGGTGCGAGCGGTCTCTTCAAGCGTGGCGCTGATGAAGGCGTGATCACCCGGTCGATTGTTGCTGGTCACCGACAACCTGACGTCCGGTATCACCTGGCCTGACAGTGATTTGAGCTGCGCCGGTTTCGCCAGTACGTAGAGGTCGTTGAAGGGTTTGGCCACCACGTCGTATTTGCTCGCCAAACGTGTGATGAAGCCCATGTCGGTTTCGTTCGACTGGTCGACATGGGCAATCCTGATCAACGCCAGTTCGGGATCGACACGCGGCGAAAAACCGTGCCGCAAGACCAGCTCGCGAAACAGTCCGCCAAGAGTTGTCGGGCCATGACTGGCCGTGCGCCGCTCCTTGAATCCGGTCTCGTCCTTACCACTGAAAGGCGCGGCCGTGGCGACCACCGTCAGGCGTAACGGGAACAGCGTCGGTGTCAGTCGAGTCACCTTGAACTGGCCCTTTTCGA
Protein-coding sequences here:
- a CDS encoding phage tail tube protein gives rise to the protein MGQLIAGTCYVKVDGAQLTINGGCEAPLMAVKRETVVPGFYKETDIAPSFKVTALHTADFPLKKLIEGTDITVTCEFSNGKVYVLAGAYLVEEPVSKGDDATIELKFEGIKGTWQ
- a CDS encoding DUF2635 domain-containing protein, whose protein sequence is MSNRITVLPAAGRVVPDPEAGDLLPLEGREVLDSAWWRRRLADGDITLKTAKAAKPQGAK
- a CDS encoding phage late control D family protein, coding for MAQGFTPAIEIYGANHALLNQRLISWEHIDAAGMESDQLTLVIDLEGLEGLPSLGGTIGLRVGYLESGLVEKGQFKVTRLTPTLFPLRLTVVATAAPFSGKDETGFKERRTASHGPTTLGGLFRELVLRHGFSPRVDPELALIRIAHVDQSNETDMGFITRLASKYDVVAKPFNDLYVLAKPAQLKSLSGQVIPDVRLSVTSNNRPGDHAFISATLEETARTQNQGCKTCFWDGAVGKLQEVITGSAPYKVIRQKQASEEEAKAIGEAEVRKMLREKYTLKVTCPGDPLLAAEGLLVLDDTWPDFMRGRWSIKKVTASGKREESYRCLIEATGLDPKADAKA
- a CDS encoding phage tail assembly protein, which produces MSGAVKLQVAIEAHGEPLTELVLRRPTVQEVRAIKALPYKIDKSEEVSLDMDVAAKYIAVCAGIPPSSVNQLDLADLNALSWAVASFFMSAASAPSPT
- a CDS encoding phage tail sheath subtilisin-like domain-containing protein, with the protein product MAIGFSNIPADIRVPLFYAEMDNSAANSATSAMRRLIVAQVNDNIAPSEVGKLVLVSSVALAKSIGGQGSMLASMYETFRKADPIGEIWCLPLHNAEGAIAKGVLTLTGTATQAGVLNLYVGGVRVQATVINGATAAQAATALALKINATADLPVSAAAVDGVVTVSAKWVGESGNDISLQFNRLGKSNGEETPAGLVTAITAMIGGAGVPDQVAAVAALGDEPFEFIALPWSDLSTLNTWQAVMDDSTGRWSWAKQLFGHVYSAKRGTVGTLVAAGQARNDQHMTIQALEPGVPQPFWVQAAALAARTAVFISADASRPTQSGSLPGVDPAPASERFTLTERQSLLNYGIATAYYEGGYVRIQRSITTYQKNAYGQADNSYLDSETMHQSAFIVRRLQSVITSKYGRHKLASDGTRFGAGQPIITPATIRGELIAQYAKLELEGHVENAELFAEHLIVERDVQDPSRVNVLFPPDYINGLRVFALLNQFRLQYDDAA